One window of Akkermansia biwaensis genomic DNA carries:
- a CDS encoding carbon-nitrogen hydrolase, whose product MPKIALIQLSADARPAVNKEKTEAAIREAAANGAQIICTQELFTTEYFCRREECELFDLAEPVPGELTAAHQKLAAELGVVIVASGFEKRATGLYHNTAWVVDADGTFLGIYRKMHIPQDPGFEEKFYFTPGDLGYKAFDTKFGRIGVLICWDQWYPEAARLTAMQGAEILFYPTAIGWLPEEKPLLGSQQHCAWETVQRGHAVANGCYVCAVNRVGTEGESEFWGQSFVADYYGRIVAKAPVSDETILYADLDLDALEDHRRIWPFFRDRRIDSYGGITERWGK is encoded by the coding sequence ATGCCGAAAATCGCACTCATTCAACTGTCCGCAGACGCCCGGCCCGCCGTGAACAAGGAAAAAACGGAAGCCGCCATCCGGGAGGCCGCCGCGAACGGGGCGCAGATCATCTGCACCCAGGAACTCTTCACCACGGAATACTTCTGCAGAAGGGAGGAATGCGAATTGTTCGACCTGGCGGAACCGGTTCCCGGGGAACTGACGGCGGCGCATCAGAAGCTGGCGGCGGAACTGGGCGTGGTGATCGTGGCCTCCGGATTTGAAAAGCGCGCCACCGGCCTGTACCACAACACCGCCTGGGTGGTGGACGCGGACGGAACCTTCCTGGGCATCTACCGCAAAATGCACATCCCGCAGGACCCGGGATTCGAGGAAAAATTCTACTTCACGCCCGGAGATCTGGGCTACAAGGCGTTCGACACCAAATTCGGACGCATCGGCGTGCTCATCTGCTGGGACCAGTGGTATCCGGAAGCGGCGCGCCTCACCGCCATGCAGGGGGCGGAAATACTCTTTTACCCCACGGCCATCGGCTGGCTGCCGGAAGAAAAGCCCCTGCTGGGCTCACAGCAGCACTGCGCGTGGGAAACCGTCCAGCGCGGGCATGCCGTGGCGAACGGGTGCTACGTCTGCGCCGTCAACCGCGTGGGCACGGAAGGGGAAAGCGAATTCTGGGGCCAGTCCTTCGTGGCGGACTATTACGGCCGGATCGTCGCCAAGGCTCCCGTCAGTGATGAAACCATCCTGTACGCGGATCTGGACCTGGATGCTCTGGAAGACCACCGCCGCATCTGGCCCTTCTTCCGCGACCGCCGCATCGACTCCTACGGCGGAATCACGGAACGCTGGGGAAAATAG